The window CCATATCTCCTGTGGGCAGCATGGCGTGAAACATGGCGGACAGGCGCGTTGCCGGATGGTGGAAGGTTGCCGAGACGCACGACCCGAGCACCGTGCTTATGAGCAGATCATGCCCCGACACGATACACTCGCCTATCAGCAGATGGATATGGTTGACCCCACTATCCATGAGCTGCCTGGGACCTGCCGTGTCCCAGGCCTTGTTCACATGCATGCTCGCCTCGCTTTGCGCCCCACTTATGCCGAAAACATCACGTAAGACAAGTTCATTTGCCTAGCGTGAGCGGCAGGGCACAGCTCGTACGATACGTTAGAAACCTGCTGCGAAAAAAAACTTTGCCCTGGCTCACGAATTCCAGTTTACTCGCTATCGTGTATAAATCACCGCCAGAGAGGTTTGCCGTGATCCGTACCATTATCCTGACGCTTGCTATTGCCGTGCTCGCAGGTTTAGGAGCGCAACCTGTCATGGCCCAAAAGCCCGTGATCGTGGGCTCGAAGATCGACACCGAAGGAGCCCTGCTAGGCAAGATGATCGTGCTCCTGCTCCGCCACCACGGCATGGAGGTGCAAGACCGCACCGAACTGGGCGGCACGCCTATCGTGCGTCAAGCCATCCTCTCCGGCCAGGTGGATCTCTATCCCGAGTACACCGGCAACGGCGCCATCTTTTTCCCGGAAGCGCCAGTTGACACCTGGAGAGACGCACGCAAAGCTTACGCCACTGTAAAAGAACTGGATGCAGAGAACGAACTGGTCTGGCTGCCGCCCGCACCGGCCAACAACACCTGGGCCATCGCCGTAAGCCAGGAATTGGCCGGCAAGGGAGTTCGCACCCTTGAGGATTTTGCCCGCCATATCAGCCAAGGCGGGAACGTCAAGCTGGCCGCATGCGACGAATTCGTGGAGCGGCCTGACGCCCTGCCCGCCTTCACCAAGGCTTACGGCTTCAGTCTATCCAAGGAGCAGATGCTCATTCTCTCGGGCTGCAACACGGCCCAAACCGAGCAGGCAGCGGCCCAGGGCATCGACGGGGTCAATGCAGCCATGGCCTACGGCACTGACGGCGGCCTGGCCGCGCTCGGGCTTACGGTGCTCGCCGATCCCAAGTCCGTGCAGCCGGTGTACGCTCCTGCTCCGCTGGTCAGGCGCGAGGCCTTGGAGCGCTATCCGAGCATTGAAGCCATCCTGCCGCCCGTTTTTTCCGATCTGGACCAGAAAACACTGCAAGAGCTCAATGCGCGCATCTCCATCGAAGGCCTGGATGCCGAAAGCGTGGCTCGGGAATACCTCTCCTCGCGCGGCTATATCCATTAAGCCCGGCCTGGACAAAGTTCTGGCCCTGAGCGCTGGATTGGGCTGGCTTGCGCTCCTGTTCGGCCCGTTGCTCGTACTGCGACCCAACCGCTTGGCCGCGGGCGAGGGATTGCGCGTCTGGGAAGTCTTTAATCCATTGGGGCCTTCAGGGCTGGCAGGGTTGACCGGACTGGTCCTGCTGTCCGGAACGCTCCTGCTGCTCAGCTTCGGAGCACTGCCTGCGCGGGCCAGATTCATCCGTGTCGGAAAGCTGGCCCTGCCTGTGGCCTGGACGGGTGTCATGCTCTTCGTTTTTCTTGCCGGCCAAGGCGCACGACAGATCATGGATGCAGCCACACCTTTTACCAGGGTTTCCCTAGGTTGGGGCTTCTGGATCCTGCTCGTGAGCCTGGGCACGATCTGCGCGGACAGATTCAAGCGCGTCGGCCAATTCGCCGGAGCCTTGGCCGTTTGGCTCTGGTTGGTCGGCCTGGCGGGGCTCATGGCCGCTGGAGGTCTGGACTCGCTGGCTATAACCAAGGAGTTCTATGCCAGGCAGAGTCGCTTCCTGGGAGAGCTTTCCGCCCATCTGACCATCACCGGACTGTCAGTGGCCGCAAGCGCCACGGTCGGCATTCCCTTGGGCCTGCTCCTGCACGTCAGGCGATTGCTGGCGCCCAGAGTCTTCCTGGTGCTCAACGTGGCCCAGACTATCCCCAGCCTGGCCTTGTTCGGATTACTCATGGTGCCTCTAAGCCTGCTGGCCGAGCGTTTTCCGGCTCTGGGCAAACTGGGCGTACAGGGCATCGGCGCGGCGCCGGCCATAATCGCCCTGACGCTGTATGCTCTGCTGCCTGTGGTACGCAACACCTATGCCGGCTTGGCCAGTATCGACCAGGCAGCGGTGGATGCGGGCACGGGCATGGGCATGAGTAAGTGGCAACTTCTGCGCGGTGTCACGATCCCTCTGGCTTTGCCGGCCATTCTGGGCGGCATCCGTATTGCCCTCGTGCAGAACATCGGCAATGCCGCCGTGGCCGCACTCATAGGCGCAGGCGGTTTCGGCGTCTTCATCTTTCAGGGCCTGGGCCAGGCCGCCACCGACCTCGTCCTGTTGGGCGCGTTGCCAACAGTGCTGCTGGCCGTGGCCGCCGACGCGCTCATGCAGGTCGCCATTCCCTTACTGGCGCCCGAACGCAACCGGGGAGCACAGGCATGATCAGCCTGCAGCATGTGAGCAAGCGTTACGGCAGCAGCCTGGCCGTGGACGACCTTTCCCTGGAGATTGAACGCGGCGAATTCTGCTGCCTCATAGGTCCCAGCGGCTGCGGCAAGTCCACAACTCTGCGCATGATCAACCGCCTGGTCGAGCCATCCTCGGGCACGATCCTCGTGCATGGCCATGACGTGCGCCTGGCGCGGCCAGAAGTCCTGCGTAGGAGCATGGGCTACGTCATCCAGAGCGTGGGACTTTTCCCGCACATGACAGTGCAGGAGAACATTGGAGTCGTGCCTCGCCTGCTGAACTGGGACAAAGCCAGGATCAGGCGGAGGGCATGGGAACTCCTGGAGTTGCTTGCTTTGCCTCCCGACGAATACGCAGGCAAGTATCCTTGGCAGCTCTCGGGCGGCGAAGCCCAGCGCGTGGGAGTGGCCCGGGCCCTGGCCGCGAACCCGGACATACTGCTTATGGACGAGCCCTTCGGCGCTCTGGACCCGGTAACCCGTGAGCATCTGCAAACCGAGTTGGCCCGCCTGCAGCAGGAACTGCGCAAAACCATCGTCTTTGTGACCCACGACATTGAGGAGGCCGTGCGTTTGGCTTCACGCATGGCGCTCATGCGCGAGGGCCGCCTGGTGCAGCACGACACGCCTGAAGAGCTGCTGGCCCATCCCGCAGACAGTTTCGCACGCAGCTTCGTGGGTGCGGACCGCGGCCTCAAGCGCTTATCTCGGTTGTTCGTGCGCGATTTCATCCAGCCTGCGCCAGCCGTGGGATTAAATGATTCGCCCGAGCGGGCCAACAGTCTATTCAGGATCGACCGCAGGCTGCCGTCGTTATGGGTCACCGGAAATGGCGGCAAGCTGCTCGGTTGGATGAACCGTCCCGAGAACGGCAATCCTGAACACCCCATCGAATCCCTGGTTCCCGTGGACCTGCGCTCGTTTCCACTGGCCCCGGACTTGACCCTCAAACAGGCCCTGAGCACGTTCATCCGCTTCGGCGTGGAAACGCTGCCGGTCATCGATCAGCAGGGCAGACTCCTCGGTCAACTAAGTCTGCCAATACTGCTCGAAGCCTGAGGAGTCGCCAGTGGCCACAGTCCGCACCCGTTCGCCACGTATCCTGCCCCTGGGGTTGGCAAGCTGCGCGCTCCTGCTGCTCGCAGGCAATATGCACTGGCTGGAAACGCCCCTGACCTTTATATTCCCGCACGCGCCAAGCCTGCTCTACGACCGATCGCCATTCATGTCTCTGCTGCTAGAGCACCTCTTTCTGGTGCTCATGTCCAGCGGCCTTGCCGTGGCCGTGGGATGCTGCCTCGGCATAACCGTCACTCGGCCTGCCGGAAGGGACTTTCTGCCCGTGGCCGACGCATTGGCCTCCGTGGGCCAGACCTTTCCGCCCGTGGCGGTGCTGGCTCTAGCGGTTCCAATGGTGGGCTTCGGCACAGAGCCTACAATCATCGCCCTCTTTGTCTACGGGTTGTTTCCAGTGCTGCGAAATACAGTGACCGGATTGGAAGGGGTTCCCGAAGGCATGCGGGATGCGGCCCGAGGCATGGGCATGACCCAATGGCAGGCGCTGTCGCAGGTGGAGCTGCGCACGGCCATGCCCATGATCATGGCAGGCGTGCGCACCTCGGTCGTGATCAACATCGGCACGGCCACCCTGGGCGCCACCATTGGCGCTGGCGGGCTGGGTGAACCGATTCTCGCCGGACTGGCTACGCGCAATCCAGCCTTCGTGCTCCAGGGCGCGCTCGTGGTTGGATGGCTGGCTGTCGTTGTTGACGGCTGGCTGGGGCTTACGCAAGCCGCCTTGGGCGAGCACGCCCGCTGAGCGAAGACCTACCAGACACCCTCGGCGTTGGGCTTGTGGAAATAGAACTCGACCCGGCGGTTGAATGCCCTATTTTCCTCGGTACTGTTAGGAACAAGCGGCCTGGAGTCGGCATAGCCGATGGCCTTGATGCGATTGGTGTCGATCGCGCCGCGCTCGATGACCAGTCTTGCCGAGGCTGCGGCCCTGGCCGCCGAGAGTTCCCAATTGGACGGGAACTGCGCGCTATGTACGATATGGGAGTCTGTATGGCCGCGAATGACCACGCTGAAATTGCGCTCCTTGAGGATGGTCACGGCTTTGTCAATAATCTTGACCGCCTCGGGCTTCAATGCCGCCGAGCCGGGATCGAACATGGCACCGGCTTGGACGCGCAGCAGCGCGCCGTTTCGATCCGAAGAAACCACCGCTAGGTCCTTCACGTCCACATCTTGGTGCACGAGTTTGCGCAGCACGAGCACCAGCCCCAGAATGTCTTTTTGGTCGGCGGACAAGTTCTCGCTCAACTCCTGCGAGACTCCTGGAGGCGAGGCGAACTCGGAATCAGAAGGGGTGCGCTGGACGCCGAAGGCGTACTTGAGAGAGCCCAGCACCTTCTCGTACTTGGCGACATCCATGCTCGAAAACGACAACAGCAGGATGAAGAAACACAGCAGCAGGCTCATCATGTCCGCGAAGGTGGTCATCCACCCCGGAGCGCCTTCCTCCGACGCCTCTTCCTGCGTGCGTCGCGGTGGAACAGGTGGGGTCTCGTCCAATTGCTTGGCCATCTACTTCTCCGCCCGCATGGACGGCGCGAGGAAGGCCTGCAGCCGCTCCTGAACGACCCTGGGATTCTCACCATTCTGTATGGCCATGACCCCATCCACGATGATGGCCATGTAAAAGGCCTCCTCGTTGGAGCGTTCCTCCAGCTTTTTAGCCATGGGCAGAAAGATGACGTTGGAGGCAACAGCTCCATAGAACGTGGTCAACAGGGCCACGGCCATGGCGGAACCGATGGAGGATGGGTCCGCCATGTTCTGGAGCATCTGCACCAATCCGACCAGAGTTCCTATCATGCCGAACGCCGGAGCCATGGCGCCCATGCCCTTGAAGACCGATTGGCCGCGGCGGTGACGTTGCTTCATGAAATCGATCTCGGTTTCCATGACCGCACGCACGAGATTGGGCGCTGAGCCGTCGGCCACAAGCCGCACTCCCCTGCGCAGGAAATCATTATCCACCTGGGCTTTCTCCAGGGCCAGCAGGCCCTCGCGGCGGCCGGTGTCGGCAAGCTTAATGATCTGCTGAATCAGCTGCTCTTCATCCGGACTCTTGGCCGTGAAGGCTTTCATTCCGACCTTGATGGAACCCAGCACGACATTCCAGGGAAACATGACCAGCGTTGAAGCCATGGTTCCGCCTCCGACGATGGCGATTGACGGCAAATCAATGAAGCCGCCAAGTCCGCTTCCCATTGCAATGGCGCCGACGATGAGCCCCAGGCCAGACAAAATTCCAAGTAATGTTGCGATATCCATAGCAATCCTGATTTCATTCTAGCGTGCTCGACAAACAGCAACCATGCTGAGAATTACGTGAACTACAACAAAACAACGCGTGCAAAATGGAGGCTATAGATGCGGAGCGGAAATGAAAATTGAGCCTACCGGCCTTGCAAGGCCGGAGAGGCGATTACAATATCCTTGTCCCTGCGCAAAAAAACCACATTGCGCATAGTGCGATCAATCCTCAGAAACGCTTCACCGATGCTGATTTCAACACCGGGCCGCACCTCTCCAGGAACCACAACCCTGCAACTGCCAATGCTTTCCACGGGACACACGTTCGTCCAGAGTTCACGCTTGGCCTGCAAAAGAGTTTTGAATCGCTGAGCTAGGGCTGCGGAGTCATCCGACTTACCGTCCCTGCCGGGCGACTTTGTGCCTTTGCCGGGCCTGTGGTTCGAAAGCCGACGCAGAACTTCGCGGAGATTCTCGTCCAGCCGCTCGGCTTCCAGGAAAAGCTTAGGGGCGTAGCCAAGCACGAGTCGGGTTTCCACGCCCAAGCCGCCCCCAAGCACATCTCCCACGTACACGAGCCCGCGGCTGTATATATCTCCCCCCATGAGCGCTCCCTGCACGGCCAGGCTGCCGCCACAATAGATGGAGCAATGCAGACAGGAATGCCGCACGACGATGTTGCCGCCAGACCTGAGCTGCGCGTTCTCGCAAAAAGAAACCTTTATCTTGTCTCCAGCCTCCAGCAATCCCGATCCGTTGCCCTTGAAGCCAGCCTCGGTATCGATATTGCCGCTAGCCTTGACCTCGGCAGCTTCCACTACATCCTTAACCTGAACGTTTCGACCTGAAACGGAAAAGCCGGAGCGCACCGGGCCATGGACGACTACGTCAGCCACAAAATCTATATTGCCGGTTCGGAAGTCCACTCCTCCGCGCACATTGAGTTCGGATTTGACAGTTATCTTGCCGTCCAGATAAAAAACGTAGCCGTCTGCGGCGGCCAGCAGCTTGTCGGGGTTCTTGGGGTGGACGAAGCAGTTTGCCCCGGCCGGAAAATGTTTGTCCTTGAAGATGAACCGGCCGTCCAAAGCTGCGGCTTGCCTGGGACTGACTTCTTCCCACTCGGCGAGCACATGGCCTTTCCTGACATTCTGGGCATAGCCGAGATTGAAATGGTCTACCCTCTCGCCGTCGTTATCCTTGGGCTTGAGGTGCAGGTGATCGAAATCGGGATCAAAAGAATGCTTGAGCACGTATGGCATGAATATGCTGTAGCAATGCGCTCGCCATGTTGAAAGAGGTACACACAACCGATAAAGGACTGGGTGCGGTACAGATAGCCATGCAAATAAATCCTTTTGCTTTGTATTGCAAGAGCCGCATGGCCCTTAGTCTTGGCAGAAGATTGCGCAGCATAGGCCCTGACCGGCTATACGCTCGAGAGATCTGGCGAAAATTTGCGACAAGGCCGGCCTTACGTATATTATCTTCGACATCCGCATGGAATCCCTTTATCATACGTACTCCAAGCAGTGGATGAGAGCAAAGTACATCTATCTTTCAGAACCAGCCTTGCGTCAATTGAAACTTTTTCAAGGCACTGAAATGATTACTTATAGCCACTGCCGCTCACTTGCGTCGGCCATTGATCCGGACGGCTGCAAATCGATTATTATACCCTTCTGCTCATCGTTGTGCGCCGGGTGTTTGGTTTTTAGTGGCGTCAGTTTGACACGCCGCTTCCCCCCTCGATCCTAATTGAGACTGTGGAGGCCTGATGGAGACGACCCCCAATGCATCCAACAAGGATCCTTTACTGACCATAGTCATCTCCGAATCGGGATCCGAAGCCATCGCGGTGCCGACACCTCAGCTGCGCCAATCGAGTGCGGCGCTTACCAAAACCGCCGTGGAGAGTTGGGCCAAGGCTGCGGGAGTGCGTATCCCCCTTGATGCCGACGCCGTCGCACAAATCCTGACCATACAGCCAAACAAGTATCCGGATGAGGGTATCGTCATAGCCAGGGCCATCCAGCCTCGTCCCGCACGCGCGGCGAGCCTTGAATGGAAAGGCGATCCGACCTTGCCTGTTTTCCCAGGCGATGTATTCGGCCACCTTCTCCCGCCGGAAGAAGGAGCCAAGGGCTCTACGGTGGATGGCAAAATCATTGAACCGATCCAAATGCCGCCTGAAGCCGAAGTAAAGCTTGGAGCTGACAGCGGCATCAACTTCGATGAAAATACGCACGAAATAACGGCCACCCGGTACGGCATTGCGCGCCTCGACCAGGGAGTGCTCTCCATCACTCCGCTCCTTTCCGTGTCCGGCGATGGCCTGCAGATTCTGGGCACGGTTCATCCTAAGGATTATTTTGGGGACCCCACCACTATCGGACACCTACGGAATGCTTTGCGCTTGGCCAAGGTAAAGGTCGATCTCAAGATCGATGCCCTCAAAGAAGCCCTGGCTCAAGCACGCAAGTCCGGTGCTCCCCAAGAGAATATCCTGATGGCAGAAGGCCGGTCACCTGTGGATGGCGCCGACGGTTACTTCCAGCCCGCCTTCAAAGGCTTAAGTTCTGGGGCGGTCCTCCAGGACGGGCGCATTAACTTCATGGAACGCGGCGCGGCGGAATCGGTACAAGAAGGACAGGTGCTGGGCCGAATCGTCCCTCCCAGCCGTGGCAAGCCCGGTGTCAACGTATTTGGAGAGGAGTTGATGGCCCGTGACGGGCAACCCTTCAAGCTCAGCATCGGCGAGGGCGTGAGAGCAGCCGAGGATGGGCAGACCTACCTT is drawn from Desulfocurvibacter africanus subsp. africanus DSM 2603 and contains these coding sequences:
- a CDS encoding motility protein A: MDIATLLGILSGLGLIVGAIAMGSGLGGFIDLPSIAIVGGGTMASTLVMFPWNVVLGSIKVGMKAFTAKSPDEEQLIQQIIKLADTGRREGLLALEKAQVDNDFLRRGVRLVADGSAPNLVRAVMETEIDFMKQRHRRGQSVFKGMGAMAPAFGMIGTLVGLVQMLQNMADPSSIGSAMAVALLTTFYGAVASNVIFLPMAKKLEERSNEEAFYMAIIVDGVMAIQNGENPRVVQERLQAFLAPSMRAEK
- a CDS encoding ABC transporter permease codes for the protein MATVRTRSPRILPLGLASCALLLLAGNMHWLETPLTFIFPHAPSLLYDRSPFMSLLLEHLFLVLMSSGLAVAVGCCLGITVTRPAGRDFLPVADALASVGQTFPPVAVLALAVPMVGFGTEPTIIALFVYGLFPVLRNTVTGLEGVPEGMRDAARGMGMTQWQALSQVELRTAMPMIMAGVRTSVVINIGTATLGATIGAGGLGEPILAGLATRNPAFVLQGALVVGWLAVVVDGWLGLTQAALGEHAR
- a CDS encoding FapA family protein, producing the protein METTPNASNKDPLLTIVISESGSEAIAVPTPQLRQSSAALTKTAVESWAKAAGVRIPLDADAVAQILTIQPNKYPDEGIVIARAIQPRPARAASLEWKGDPTLPVFPGDVFGHLLPPEEGAKGSTVDGKIIEPIQMPPEAEVKLGADSGINFDENTHEITATRYGIARLDQGVLSITPLLSVSGDGLQILGTVHPKDYFGDPTTIGHLRNALRLAKVKVDLKIDALKEALAQARKSGAPQENILMAEGRSPVDGADGYFQPAFKGLSSGAVLQDGRINFMERGAAESVQEGQVLGRIVPPSRGKPGVNVFGEELMARDGQPFKLSIGEGVRAAEDGQTYLATTAGVVVYSQAKLSVTDLYTVDKDLDYSVGNLRIDKGSVQVSGNVLEGFSVAAPGSVFIGQVVEGANISAGGDVVVRGGLAMGKKGLIKASGSIFAKFALHATLVSDGDVDIGVITDCDITAEGKVTCLRDKGAIVGGIIRSSKGVEAKEIGSELGVATHIVLGMQVKQREELLAERKSLKEQIVKISNALGSGSPKDILKRTPESKRQAVAELIRALIRLSENLDEVNRKIQDDQLLARKALQATLKAQKAIYPGVSITIGGLTSHVKETIKSAKIFYDQQAGRIAIDQGS
- a CDS encoding ABC transporter ATP-binding protein; the protein is MISLQHVSKRYGSSLAVDDLSLEIERGEFCCLIGPSGCGKSTTLRMINRLVEPSSGTILVHGHDVRLARPEVLRRSMGYVIQSVGLFPHMTVQENIGVVPRLLNWDKARIRRRAWELLELLALPPDEYAGKYPWQLSGGEAQRVGVARALAANPDILLMDEPFGALDPVTREHLQTELARLQQELRKTIVFVTHDIEEAVRLASRMALMREGRLVQHDTPEELLAHPADSFARSFVGADRGLKRLSRLFVRDFIQPAPAVGLNDSPERANSLFRIDRRLPSLWVTGNGGKLLGWMNRPENGNPEHPIESLVPVDLRSFPLAPDLTLKQALSTFIRFGVETLPVIDQQGRLLGQLSLPILLEA
- a CDS encoding flagellar motor protein MotB — protein: MAKQLDETPPVPPRRTQEEASEEGAPGWMTTFADMMSLLLCFFILLLSFSSMDVAKYEKVLGSLKYAFGVQRTPSDSEFASPPGVSQELSENLSADQKDILGLVLVLRKLVHQDVDVKDLAVVSSDRNGALLRVQAGAMFDPGSAALKPEAVKIIDKAVTILKERNFSVVIRGHTDSHIVHSAQFPSNWELSAARAAASARLVIERGAIDTNRIKAIGYADSRPLVPNSTEENRAFNRRVEFYFHKPNAEGVW
- the osmF gene encoding ABC transporter substrate-binding protein gives rise to the protein MAQKPVIVGSKIDTEGALLGKMIVLLLRHHGMEVQDRTELGGTPIVRQAILSGQVDLYPEYTGNGAIFFPEAPVDTWRDARKAYATVKELDAENELVWLPPAPANNTWAIAVSQELAGKGVRTLEDFARHISQGGNVKLAACDEFVERPDALPAFTKAYGFSLSKEQMLILSGCNTAQTEQAAAQGIDGVNAAMAYGTDGGLAALGLTVLADPKSVQPVYAPAPLVRREALERYPSIEAILPPVFSDLDQKTLQELNARISIEGLDAESVAREYLSSRGYIH
- a CDS encoding ABC transporter permease; protein product: MPKAWLGNTSPRAAISIKPGLDKVLALSAGLGWLALLFGPLLVLRPNRLAAGEGLRVWEVFNPLGPSGLAGLTGLVLLSGTLLLLSFGALPARARFIRVGKLALPVAWTGVMLFVFLAGQGARQIMDAATPFTRVSLGWGFWILLVSLGTICADRFKRVGQFAGALAVWLWLVGLAGLMAAGGLDSLAITKEFYARQSRFLGELSAHLTITGLSVAASATVGIPLGLLLHVRRLLAPRVFLVLNVAQTIPSLALFGLLMVPLSLLAERFPALGKLGVQGIGAAPAIIALTLYALLPVVRNTYAGLASIDQAAVDAGTGMGMSKWQLLRGVTIPLALPAILGGIRIALVQNIGNAAVAALIGAGGFGVFIFQGLGQAATDLVLLGALPTVLLAVAADALMQVAIPLLAPERNRGAQA
- a CDS encoding FapA family protein, with product MPYVLKHSFDPDFDHLHLKPKDNDGERVDHFNLGYAQNVRKGHVLAEWEEVSPRQAAALDGRFIFKDKHFPAGANCFVHPKNPDKLLAAADGYVFYLDGKITVKSELNVRGGVDFRTGNIDFVADVVVHGPVRSGFSVSGRNVQVKDVVEAAEVKASGNIDTEAGFKGNGSGLLEAGDKIKVSFCENAQLRSGGNIVVRHSCLHCSIYCGGSLAVQGALMGGDIYSRGLVYVGDVLGGGLGVETRLVLGYAPKLFLEAERLDENLREVLRRLSNHRPGKGTKSPGRDGKSDDSAALAQRFKTLLQAKRELWTNVCPVESIGSCRVVVPGEVRPGVEISIGEAFLRIDRTMRNVVFLRRDKDIVIASPALQGR